The bacterium genome includes the window CATGTAGATGACGAACTTGCGGATGTTGCCGAAGATCGTGCGCCCCTGCCGGATCGCGGTCACGATGCTGGCAAAACTGTCGTCCTGCAGGACCATGTCGGCGGCCTCGCGCGCGACCTCGGTGCCGCGCCGGCCCATCGCCACGCCGATGTCGGCCTTCTTGAGCGCCGGCGCGTCGTTGACGCCGTCGCCTGTCATGGCGACCACCTTCCCCGAATCCTGATAGATCTGGATCAGGTCCAGCTTCTGCTCGGGGTCGAAGCGCGCGAAGATCGGCGTCTTCAAGAGGCGCCGCTTCTCCTTCTTCGACAGCTCGCCCGCCGGTTTCATCTCCTTGCCCGTCAGGACGAGCGCCTTCCCCGCGTCGTCGACGAGCCCCACCGCCTCGGCGATGGCGCGGGCGGTGGAGGGCTGATCCCCCGTCACCATGACCGCCTGGATGCCCGCCTTGCGGCACTCCAGCACCGCCTCGCGGACCTCTTTCCTTGGCGGGTCAAGCAGTCCGACCAGCCCGATAAGCGTCAGGCCCTCGTAGGGTTCCTCGCTCTCGCTACCCGCCGTCTTCTCCGCCAGCGCCAGTGCCCGTAGTCCGCTCGCCGTCGTCGCCTCGTTGCGGTCGAGCCAGGCGTCGCGGGCGTCTCCTTCGAGCTTTCGCCTGCGCTTGTCCTCGAAGACATGCGTGCAGACCTCCAGCACGGCCTCGGGCGCGCCCTTCACGGCCACGCGGATGCCGTCCTCGTCCTGGTGATATGTGGCCATCATCTTGACCGAGGCGTCGAATTCCTCGCGCCTGACCTCTTCGCTCTCCTCGATCAGGTCGTCCCGCATCAGTCCGGCCCGGCACGCGCCGACCAGCAGTGCTACCTCCATCGGATCGCCGGTACCTCGGGCGTCTTCGCCACCGCCGTCGAGGCTCGCGGAATTGCACAGGGCGCCCACCTCGAGCGCGCGGCGGACCGAAACGTGCTCTTTCGGGTCGACCTCCTCGCCGTCCAGCGCGAAACCACCCTCGGCATCGGACGGGACCTCGGCGTCGCCTTCGGGCAAGGCGAGGCGCTTCAGGGTCATGCGGTTCTCGGTCAGGGTGCCGGTCTTGTCGGAACAGATGACATTGGTCGCACCCAGCGTCTCCACCGCCGAGAGCCGCTCGATCAGTGCATTCCGTTTCGCCAGCCGCCACATCCCCCGCGCGAGGGCGATGCTGGCGACGATGGGCAGCCCCTCGGGCACCGCCGCGACGACCAGCGCCACGCCCGTCTCGACCATCAGGAAGAGATCCCGTCCGGAGAGGATGCCGATCACCGACACGATCGCGGCGACGATCACGATCACTAAGAGAAGCCGCCGGGACAGCCGGTCGAGCCGTTTCTCCAGAGGAGTCTCCTCCTCCTCGGCCTCTTCGGCGAGGCGCGAGATGTGGCCGAGCTCGGTCTGCATGCCCGTCGCGAAGACGACGCCACGGCCGCTGCCGTTGCTGATGGAGGTGCCCTTGAAGACGATGTTCGCGCGCTCTGCGACCTCGGCCTCCCCCTCGATGGGATCGGTGGTCTTGCCGCGGGGGACGGATTCACCCGTGAGCGCGGATTCGTTGACGCGCAGGTTGCCAGCCTCGACCAACCGGATGTCGGCGGGGACGACGTCGCCTGCCTTCAGCAGGACGATGTCGCCCGGCACCAGCTCCGCGGCTTCGATCTCGCGCTCCTCGCCGCCGCGCAGGACGCGGGCCGAGACGCGCTCCATCTCGCGCAGGGCCTCCATGGACCGGGTGGCGCGCA containing:
- a CDS encoding cation-transporting P-type ATPase, whose amino-acid sequence is MAEIYNRSIEEVLEAQGVEPGSGLSQSDAKSRLEEHGENRLEEATRRSGWRIFIAQFKSLIFAILFAAAALSFIFSEVVQGIAILVAIAINAAIGFVTELRATRSMEALREMERVSARVLRGGEEREIEAAELVPGDIVLLKAGDVVPADIRLVEAGNLRVNESALTGESVPRGKTTDPIEGEAEVAERANIVFKGTSISNGSGRGVVFATGMQTELGHISRLAEEAEEEETPLEKRLDRLSRRLLLVIVIVAAIVSVIGILSGRDLFLMVETGVALVVAAVPEGLPIVASIALARGMWRLAKRNALIERLSAVETLGATNVICSDKTGTLTENRMTLKRLALPEGDAEVPSDAEGGFALDGEEVDPKEHVSVRRALEVGALCNSASLDGGGEDARGTGDPMEVALLVGACRAGLMRDDLIEESEEVRREEFDASVKMMATYHQDEDGIRVAVKGAPEAVLEVCTHVFEDKRRRKLEGDARDAWLDRNEATTASGLRALALAEKTAGSESEEPYEGLTLIGLVGLLDPPRKEVREAVLECRKAGIQAVMVTGDQPSTARAIAEAVGLVDDAGKALVLTGKEMKPAGELSKKEKRRLLKTPIFARFDPEQKLDLIQIYQDSGKVVAMTGDGVNDAPALKKADIGVAMGRRGTEVAREAADMVLQDDSFASIVTAIRQGRTIFGNIRKFVIYM